The sequence caaatacatattttaaaatttacacttttaaaacaataaaaacgTTTTCAAAAAATATGTACAACTGAAGATGAGTTTTGTAATATTTTCGTCAAAGGTCAAAATCCTTGGTGGAACCATAACATAAATCACTCTCATTATGACGGTTACAATaacaataatgataataatttcgtcatagaattttttttttattttttttcaaaaaaaggaGAAAGTTGCTTCTTTTGACTATTTTTGTTAGTGCAAATGGCCACCAATTTGAATATGTAGTGGGCAATTTCTTTTTCGACCTTTCCTAGGAAGATACGGGGCCTTCTCTTTGTGGCCTCGTTGCTTGTGGCAAAGTTCTCTTTTGCCACAAAAATATACCAAATATTCATTTCTTTCTTTTCTGCTTTTTTAAGTGGTTGTAGAGAAATTGGGGATTCACCAATAAATTTgggaaatgatttttttttttttaaaaaaaatcaaatattcaagAAATTTAAATGAGTTATGTACTTATGATACAGTtgattaaaaacaatttttttataaactAGTCAATATACTCAAATGTTCAATTAGaaaaaagaataataataataatatcgtCTTATAGTTTTTCTCAAGAATCATATTTATACAACTATATGAACATGATAAACAATATGCAGAAGCAGATCGAGTGTTACCTCCGGCCATCAAATAATTTGTAAGTATGCTGCTTTCCTCCGATTGAAGCCTTCTAAGCACTTCAACTCTATCGTAGATGGTGTATTTGTGTTGTTATGAGTTGTGTGCTTAGAGACCTCAAGAGTCTCGGTATTTATAAGCAATTTCCATATCATCAATTAGTGTTCGGAAGCACGAGATTCAAAAAAAGTGTGCGTTGCGTGTTTCACTTTTCTAAATGTGAGACGCCGTATGCACAGTTCGTCAAGGATAGCGGCATCGGTCGTCACTGCTTCCGTCATCATAGATATCTCGTTTGATATGTACCATAATTTCTTACATATCGATCTCGATGGATTGTAAAAATTTGGTTCTTTTCGCTCTCAATAGATGTTCAAGTTGGTAAAATAAATGGATGCTTAATCAAAAGTCATTAGTTCGAGTCGCACATAACTTGTTTAATGCATTTACTTAATTAGCTTAATTTATAAGTTATTACATTAATCCGGAGTTTTCAACTTACAAAAATCTGGCAAACATCATGAACACAAGCGCACAgaaataatcaaatttatttgAGAATAAAATAGGGAACATATGGAAATATGGAAATGTTTGTTTATTTATTGCTCTTGAAAGCCAAATttatgattatttaattaattcctaaatgaaaaagaaaatgaGCAGcaaaagtaaaaacaacatacgagagaaagaaaaagaaacgaGCGGCTTGGGAAGGACGAAGGTTGCGGAGGATATGGCGCGAAGTTGAACGATGCCACTGCAATCTCGACTCTGAATCAGCTGTCGCGTCGAGCAACTCCCTCCTTTCACTTCCCTTTTCGTCCGCCGCGTAGAATTTCCCATCTTTTTTTTGTTGCCTGAGTAAATATTTGAGATCCGCTGGTTCCTGTTTCCGATTCTTGTTTGATTTCCGGGGGGCCAAGAACCCGCGTCTAAGAACCATTTAGCTTGATTTTACAAAAGGGGTGCCACAGGAGGCCAAGGAGGTCAATCGTATGTCCTTTCTCTTGACAACTAATGAGTTTCTTTTGGGTTTTCTTTTGGTTTGTTAGACTTTGATGGTTTGATTCATTGAATGAAGTGTGCGAGCATGCGCTATGCATTTGTTATTGATGAAACATCTAAGAAAATATCGGTTTGCTAATCTTTAGCTTATGAGTTGTTTTGATACTCCTCTACCTCAATTAGCATGAATAATCAAGTAGTTGTTATATGCGGAGGTAAGGTATGCAAGTACTTATGTCCGAGTCATTCATCgaatcatgtcatcatcgtTATGTACGAGGTGTGTTGCATTCGATTAACTTTCTAGACTTTCCTATTGCTTGTGCTAAAACCCAAGTTTTTGCTCTGTTTTTTCAAGTATCGATTCTGATTCGGATCCGGGAGTTTGTGATACATATTAAAATGGCAGCCCCGAGCATATGTAAATTTGCATTTCACCGCATTTACCATCGATCATATTGTATATTAATGCGTTGTATGTTGCTAGTCGTTCTACCTTGTTATTTCATTGTATGTTTATGCTTATCCTCTGGAGCTATTGTATCTTCTCCATTTTCCACATTGCTTTGAAATTTTTGCGAGAAGTTAACTGGGGCATAGAGCTCATATTAGAAAGAGAAAATTGATGTGGAATCTGTTTTCTTGGTATGGTTCTTGGCTTTGCACACTGcatgctattttttttttaaatatgccatttttcaataatttttttctttttgaaaattatgatttatgtcaataatttttgcttttataattaaaatgaaTTAACTAGCATATTAACCTTGGAATCGAACCCAGGGACCCATAGAAGAAGTATTTGGAGACTACAGTTTCCAATACTTTATTAATAGTTTAGTTATAAAAATGGTGAGAGTGTTTGCATCAGTGATTCAATTGGATTCTCTTTTAGAGTGGCTGGTCGAAGATTAAATGAATTTACACTTTCACTAAGCAGAGTACTGAAATGGCCACCGGTGTGGCTCTAGGAAGCGGCGGACTACCTTTTAAAGAGACTTTATACAAGGGGAAAAGCTGCAGACAGGTTTCTTGGGTTCACATTGTAGCAGTCTCAAAATGTATGCAGAAAGAGCTTTCTTGGTAcgtaatttgaaaaaaaaattgaatttacgTTGTGCATCTGGAGATGTACGAGGATTTTGAGTTGGTCTTCTCTCTTTTTGATGCTGTCTATTGTGAGTTTAGTTGACAAGGGGTGGAGAATTTATTTTGGACATGAAAAATTTGAACTTTTTGGTTGTTTAAGATTTTGCAACAGTAATCGTGGAAACAATCTTTTTTTGGAGATTTCTTCGACAAGTTTTTCATTCCACTCATGTTCAATCAACTCATTTTTATGATCATAGCGCTAacctttttcttttgtttttttgtttgtttttgtttttggagATTACATCTTCTCTGATGCTTAATTTGGTTTCTCCAGGTCTTTTGGGGTCTCCAAAGTCCTTCAGGTCAATAACAGTAACCATGCTCATTCCAAATCCAAGGAGGATTGGAAGCAAAGCAGGGTAACCATCACATCATGCTTGAGAGATGGATATACCAAGTATTTTGATTTTGCTGTCATTGGAAGTGGAGTGGCTGGCCTTCGTTACGCTCTTGAAGTTGCAAAACATGGAACCGTTGCAGTGATAACGAAGGCTGAGCCCCACGAAAGCAACACAAACTATGCACAGGGCGGTGTGAGTGCTGTGTTGTGCCCATCAGATTCAGTAGAAAGTCACGTGCAAGATACAATTGTTGCGGGCGCCTATCTTTGTGATGAGGAGACTGTTCGAGTGGGTACTTTTTCCTCCACTTATCTTGTGAAAACATTCTTATAATATATACTCTGATTATATTTATCCATAGACAGCCACTTCACTAATTGATTTATGTTCCAccaaaaagattgaaatttATGATATTGCCTTGCAGTCTGAGGAGAGGTTCTGATTTAGTCCCTTTCTTCCATATATTTTGGCCTTTTAAGGTTTTATTCAGTAGTATGTGTCCATACCATCCAGCCTTTGCAGGTTTAAgctaaaaataaaatgaaatttagTTTGTGTGATGTATTTAATGAAGATATCATATCAACATTAAGTTTGGAAAATTTGGATTTGGACTTTGTTTGTGTTCGCTCAAACAGAAAAGTAGTGTCAagtgtttaatattttttaccATCTTTTGTGAAATTTTCCAGGTGGTGTGTACCGAAGGGCCTGAGAGAATCAGGGAGTTGATTGCTATGGGTGCTTCATTCGATCACGGGGAAGATGGAAATTTGCACCTGGCAAGGGAAGGGGGCCATTCTCATCATAGAATCGTACATGCTGCTGATATGACTGGTCGGGAGATAGAGAGGGCGCTATTGGAGGCAGTTTGGAAGGATCCCAACATTTATGTTTTTGAACACCATTTTGCGATAGATTTGCTGACTTCTCAGGTTTACCTTGGTCCATCTTTAATCTTTCTTTGAAATGTGAAATATCAAAAGTGCTTCTTGACTTTCCAGTGTCATTGTCTAATATAATTATGTCAGCTGGCTTTCAGGATGGCTCTGATGCTGTTTGTCACGGGGTTGATACTTTGAATACTGAGACAAATGAGGTTAGAACTTAGAAAGTGGATATGATTCATATGTTATATGGCCTGTTCGTATTTTTTTTGTTGGAAGATATTCTAAAGACGACCTTACTGAAATGGAAGAGCCTCTATGGTCTTGTTTTTGTGTCCTTTTGAATCTTTTAGGTCGTGAGATTCATTTCAAAGGTAACTCTACTTGCTTCAGGAGGGGCTGGACATATCTATCCGAGCACTACCAATCCCTTGGTACAGTTtcagcaaaagaaaataaacagAATATTTCAGGATAGAAATACAATTTATTGAAGATATTTGTCGTTATCTCTATAGGTTGCCACTGGCGATGGAATGGCAATGGCTCACCGAGCTGAGGCTGTAATTTCCAATATGGAGTAAGATTCTGAATACCCTCAGGATTATTGCTGATTTGGGTTACTTGGAACACTTGTTTTACCTTAGGCACTATGGACTCAGCCATTGGTTGTTTATGCCAATTGATCTTGTTTGATACATTTTATGCTCCCAGGTTTGTGCAGTTCCACCCTACAGCTCTGGCTGATGAAGGTCTTCCTCTTAAACCGACAAAAACTCGAGAAAATGCCTTTTTGATAACTGAAGCTGTGAGGGGAGATGGAGGAATCCTTTACAACTTAGGCATGGAAAGATTCATGCCCTTGTATGACAAGAGGGCAGAACTCGCCCCTAGGGATGTTGTAGCGAGAAGTATAGACGATCAACTCAAGAAACACAATGAAAAGTATGTGCTCCTCGACATAAGTCACAAACCCAAACACCAAATTCTCTCCCATTTCCCAAACATTGCTGCTGAATGCCTCCGGAACGGTTTAGACATAACAAAACAACCGATTCCCGTAGTTCCAGCTGCTCACTACATGTGCGGTGGAGTTCGTGCCGGCCTCCAAGGGGAAACAAATGTCAAAGGTCTATATGTGGCTGGTGA comes from Henckelia pumila isolate YLH828 chromosome 4, ASM3356847v2, whole genome shotgun sequence and encodes:
- the LOC140863754 gene encoding L-aspartate oxidase 2-a, chloroplastic isoform X1; its protein translation is MATGVALGSGGLPFKETLYKGKSCRQVSWVHIVAVSKCMQKELSWSFGVSKVLQVNNSNHAHSKSKEDWKQSRVTITSCLRDGYTKYFDFAVIGSGVAGLRYALEVAKHGTVAVITKAEPHESNTNYAQGGVSAVLCPSDSVESHVQDTIVAGAYLCDEETVRVVCTEGPERIRELIAMGASFDHGEDGNLHLAREGGHSHHRIVHAADMTGREIERALLEAVWKDPNIYVFEHHFAIDLLTSQDGSDAVCHGVDTLNTETNEVVRFISKVTLLASGGAGHIYPSTTNPLVATGDGMAMAHRAEAVISNMEFVQFHPTALADEGLPLKPTKTRENAFLITEAVRGDGGILYNLGMERFMPLYDKRAELAPRDVVARSIDDQLKKHNEKYVLLDISHKPKHQILSHFPNIAAECLRNGLDITKQPIPVVPAAHYMCGGVRAGLQGETNVKGLYVAGEVACTGLHGANRLASNSLLEALVFARRAVQPSINHMKSFRIDRGASISWARPIMPKSLGDVILNNIVRRTREVRKELQSIMWKYVGIVRSTTRLQAAEKRIGELELEWETYLFQNGWEPTMVGLEACEMRNLFCCAKLVVSSALARHESRGLHYTIDYPHLEESKRLPTIIFPSSPVNSTWSSRQLHRQQIC
- the LOC140863754 gene encoding L-aspartate oxidase 2-a, chloroplastic isoform X2 — encoded protein: MQKELSWSFGVSKVLQVNNSNHAHSKSKEDWKQSRVTITSCLRDGYTKYFDFAVIGSGVAGLRYALEVAKHGTVAVITKAEPHESNTNYAQGGVSAVLCPSDSVESHVQDTIVAGAYLCDEETVRVVCTEGPERIRELIAMGASFDHGEDGNLHLAREGGHSHHRIVHAADMTGREIERALLEAVWKDPNIYVFEHHFAIDLLTSQDGSDAVCHGVDTLNTETNEVVRFISKVTLLASGGAGHIYPSTTNPLVATGDGMAMAHRAEAVISNMEFVQFHPTALADEGLPLKPTKTRENAFLITEAVRGDGGILYNLGMERFMPLYDKRAELAPRDVVARSIDDQLKKHNEKYVLLDISHKPKHQILSHFPNIAAECLRNGLDITKQPIPVVPAAHYMCGGVRAGLQGETNVKGLYVAGEVACTGLHGANRLASNSLLEALVFARRAVQPSINHMKSFRIDRGASISWARPIMPKSLGDVILNNIVRRTREVRKELQSIMWKYVGIVRSTTRLQAAEKRIGELELEWETYLFQNGWEPTMVGLEACEMRNLFCCAKLVVSSALARHESRGLHYTIDYPHLEESKRLPTIIFPSSPVNSTWSSRQLHRQQIC